Proteins encoded together in one Streptomyces umbrinus window:
- the hrcA gene encoding heat-inducible transcriptional repressor HrcA has protein sequence MLSERRLEVLRAIVQDYVGTEEPVGSKALTERHRLGVSPATVRNDMAVLEDEGYIAQPHTSAGRIPTDKGYRLFVDRLAGVKPMTAPERRAIHSFLDNAVDLDDVVGRTVRLLAQLTRQVAVVQYPSLTRSTVRHVELLSLAPARVMLVLITDTGRVEQRMVDCPAPFGEASVADLRARLNSRIAGRRFADVPQLVQDLPDAFESDDRGTVATVLSTLMETLVEETEERLMIGGTANLTRFGHDFPLTIRPVLEALEEQVVLLKLLGEVNDSGMAVRIGHENAHEGLNSTSVVSVGYGSGGEAVAKLGVVGPTRMDYPGTMGAVRAVARYVGQILAES, from the coding sequence ATGCTCAGTGAACGCAGGCTCGAAGTGCTGCGCGCCATCGTCCAGGACTACGTGGGCACCGAGGAGCCGGTCGGTTCCAAGGCGCTCACGGAGCGCCACCGGCTGGGCGTCTCCCCGGCGACCGTCCGTAACGACATGGCGGTCCTTGAGGACGAGGGCTACATCGCCCAGCCGCACACCAGCGCCGGCCGTATCCCCACGGACAAGGGCTACCGCCTCTTCGTCGACAGACTCGCGGGCGTCAAGCCGATGACCGCGCCGGAGCGGCGGGCGATCCACAGCTTCCTCGACAACGCCGTCGACCTCGACGACGTCGTGGGGCGGACCGTCCGGCTCCTCGCGCAGCTCACGCGGCAGGTGGCCGTCGTGCAGTACCCGTCCCTGACGCGGTCGACCGTGCGTCATGTGGAGCTGCTGTCGCTGGCCCCGGCTCGCGTCATGCTCGTACTGATCACGGACACCGGCCGGGTCGAGCAGCGCATGGTGGACTGCCCGGCGCCCTTCGGGGAGGCCTCTGTGGCGGATCTACGCGCGCGGCTCAACAGCCGGATCGCGGGCCGCCGTTTCGCGGACGTCCCGCAGCTGGTGCAGGATCTCCCCGACGCTTTCGAGTCGGACGACCGGGGGACGGTCGCGACGGTGCTCTCCACCCTCATGGAGACCCTCGTCGAGGAGACCGAGGAGCGGCTGATGATCGGCGGCACCGCCAATCTGACCCGCTTCGGACATGACTTTCCCCTCACCATCCGTCCGGTCCTGGAGGCACTTGAGGAGCAGGTCGTTCTCCTCAAACTCCTTGGTGAGGTCAATGATTCGGGCATGGCCGTACGGATCGGTCACGAGAACGCCCATGAGGGACTCAACTCCACGTCCGTCGTCTCGGTCGGCTACGGTTCGGGCGGCGAGGCAGTAGCAAAACTTGGCGTGGTCGGCCCGACGCGCATGGATTACCCCGGAACGATGGGAGCGGTACGAGCGGTGGCACGGTACGTAGGACAGATCCTGGCGGAGTCGTAA
- a CDS encoding carbohydrate kinase family protein, with protein MTASNGEGPHSRAAQVDPLEGLRAHDDPPWDVYLTGTVFLDIIFTGLDSAPVRGTESWARGMGSSPGGVANMATALARLGLKTSLAAAFGDDHYGEYCWDALEQGERIDLSTSRTVPGWHSPVTVSMAYEGERTMVSHGHEPPPEEPAPDCPPRARAAVASLTPGTRAPWIAGAAGKGTRIFADVGWDDTGRWDLAGLPDLAHCEAFLPNAQEAMRYTGASCPRAAAHALTEHVPLAVVTLGAEGAYAVDGRTGETAEVPAIEVEAMDPTGAGDVFVAGFVTGTLAGWPLADRLAFAGLTAALSVQEFGGSLSAPGWSEIAGWWRRVQSYDHQDPAALGRYAFLEPLLPEMSRAWPLRRAVPTIGFGRSA; from the coding sequence GTGACCGCGTCCAACGGAGAGGGACCGCACAGCCGGGCCGCACAGGTCGACCCCCTCGAAGGGCTGCGCGCTCACGACGACCCGCCCTGGGACGTTTACCTCACCGGCACAGTCTTCCTCGACATCATCTTCACCGGACTCGACTCCGCCCCGGTCCGCGGCACCGAGTCCTGGGCGCGCGGGATGGGGTCCAGCCCTGGCGGGGTCGCCAACATGGCCACCGCGCTCGCCCGGCTCGGCCTGAAGACGTCCCTCGCCGCCGCCTTCGGCGACGACCACTACGGCGAGTACTGCTGGGACGCCCTGGAGCAGGGCGAACGCATCGACCTCTCCACATCACGCACGGTACCGGGCTGGCACTCCCCGGTGACGGTCTCGATGGCGTACGAGGGCGAGCGGACGATGGTCAGCCACGGGCACGAGCCGCCCCCGGAGGAGCCCGCCCCGGACTGCCCGCCCCGCGCACGCGCGGCCGTCGCCTCGCTCACGCCCGGCACCCGAGCCCCCTGGATCGCCGGGGCGGCGGGCAAGGGGACGCGGATCTTCGCCGACGTCGGCTGGGACGACACGGGCCGCTGGGACCTCGCCGGGCTCCCCGACCTGGCGCACTGCGAGGCGTTCCTGCCGAACGCCCAGGAGGCCATGCGGTACACGGGCGCCTCGTGCCCCCGCGCCGCCGCCCACGCCCTCACCGAGCACGTGCCGCTCGCCGTCGTCACTCTCGGTGCCGAGGGCGCGTACGCCGTGGACGGACGGACCGGTGAGACCGCCGAGGTTCCGGCCATCGAGGTCGAGGCCATGGACCCCACCGGCGCGGGGGACGTCTTCGTCGCCGGGTTCGTCACGGGCACCCTGGCCGGCTGGCCGCTGGCCGACCGGCTCGCCTTCGCGGGCCTCACCGCCGCCCTGTCGGTCCAGGAGTTCGGGGGGTCCCTGTCCGCCCCCGGCTGGTCGGAGATCGCCGGGTGGTGGCGCCGCGTGCAGTCGTACGACCACCAGGATCCGGCGGCGCTCGGCCGGTACGCCTTCCTGGAACCCCTCCTTCCGGAGATGAGCCGGGCGTGGCCCCTGCGGCGGGCGGTACCGACGATCGGGTTCGGCCGATCCGCGTGA
- a CDS encoding PhoH family protein — protein sequence MTQTPTAHTPAQGQSRAQFTVPAKHPMVTVLGSGDALLRVIEKAFPAADIHVRGNEISAVGDAREVALVQRLFDEMMLVLRTGQPMTEDAVERSIAMLRASENGEGDGQETPAEVLTQNILSSRGRTIRPKTLNQKRYVDAIDKHTIVFGIGPAGTGKTYLAMAKAVQALQSKQVNRIILTRPAVEAGERLGFLPGTLYEKIDPYLRPLYDALHDMLDPDSIPRLMAAGTIEVAPLAYMRGRTLNDAFIILDEAQNTSPEQMKMFLTRLGFESKIVITGDVTQVDLPSGTKSGLRQVQDILEGLDDVHFSRLTSSDVVRHKLVGRIVDAYEKYDSDNGTENGTHKGARNKRK from the coding sequence ATGACGCAGACACCCACAGCTCACACCCCCGCGCAGGGGCAGTCACGAGCGCAGTTCACCGTCCCGGCCAAGCACCCCATGGTGACTGTGCTGGGGTCTGGAGACGCCCTTCTGCGCGTGATCGAGAAGGCCTTCCCGGCGGCCGACATCCATGTCCGGGGCAATGAGATCAGCGCCGTCGGCGATGCCCGTGAAGTGGCCCTCGTCCAGCGCCTGTTCGACGAGATGATGCTGGTGCTCCGCACCGGACAGCCGATGACGGAGGACGCAGTGGAACGCTCGATCGCCATGCTGAGGGCGAGCGAGAACGGGGAGGGCGACGGCCAGGAGACCCCGGCCGAAGTGCTCACACAGAACATCCTGTCCTCGCGCGGCCGCACCATCCGCCCCAAGACGCTCAACCAGAAGCGGTACGTCGACGCCATCGACAAGCACACCATCGTCTTCGGCATCGGCCCCGCCGGTACGGGCAAGACCTACCTCGCCATGGCCAAGGCCGTGCAGGCACTGCAGTCCAAGCAGGTCAACCGCATCATCCTGACCCGCCCCGCGGTGGAGGCGGGAGAGCGGCTCGGCTTCCTGCCCGGCACGCTCTACGAGAAGATCGACCCCTACCTGCGCCCGCTGTACGACGCGCTGCACGACATGCTCGACCCGGACTCGATCCCCCGGCTGATGGCGGCCGGGACGATCGAGGTGGCCCCGCTGGCGTACATGCGTGGCCGCACGCTCAACGACGCCTTCATCATCCTGGACGAGGCCCAGAACACGAGCCCCGAACAGATGAAGATGTTCCTCACCCGCCTCGGCTTCGAGTCGAAGATCGTGATCACGGGTGACGTCACCCAGGTCGACCTGCCGAGCGGCACGAAGTCCGGTCTGCGTCAGGTCCAGGACATCCTGGAGGGCCTCGACGACGTCCACTTCTCCCGCCTCACGTCATCCGACGTCGTACGGCACAAGCTGGTCGGCCGTATCGTCGACGCGTACGAGAAGTACGACAGCGATAACGGTACGGAGAACGGCACCCACAAGGGCGCCCGTAACAAGCGAAAGTAG
- a CDS encoding histidine triad nucleotide-binding protein, with protein sequence MAGEAQDDCLFCKIVDGKIPATVVRETETTVAFRDINPQAPIHVLVIPKVHHPDASSLAVAEPAILADVVREAGEVAAEEKLDSYRIVFNTGSGAGQTVFHAHAHVLGGRGMQWPPG encoded by the coding sequence ATGGCAGGGGAAGCGCAGGACGACTGTCTGTTCTGCAAGATCGTCGATGGGAAGATCCCGGCGACCGTCGTCCGTGAGACCGAAACGACCGTCGCCTTCCGGGACATCAACCCGCAGGCACCCATCCACGTCCTGGTGATCCCGAAGGTCCACCACCCGGACGCCTCCTCCCTCGCGGTCGCCGAGCCGGCGATCCTCGCGGATGTCGTGCGGGAGGCCGGTGAGGTCGCCGCCGAGGAGAAGCTCGACAGCTACCGCATCGTCTTCAACACCGGCAGCGGGGCGGGGCAGACCGTCTTCCACGCGCACGCCCATGTGCTGGGCGGCCGCGGCATGCAGTGGCCGCCGGGCTAG
- a CDS encoding adenosine deaminase encodes MSIPKAELHLHIEGTLEPELAFALAARNGVALPYADTDDLRKAYQFSDLQSFLNLYYELMAVLRTEDDFADLADAYLARAAAQGVRHAEIFFDPQAHISRGVGIGTVVEGLGRALDRSEAVHGVSTQLIMCFLRDESAESAMETLEAAKPYLGRIVGVGLDSAEVGHPPVKFREVYEAAAALGLRRVAHAGEEGPPSYITEALDVLGVERIDHGLRCMEDPELVARLVRERVPLTLCPLSNVRLRAVDVLEEHPLPAMLDAGLLCTVNSDDPAYFGGYVGDNFLAVREALGLSPDRLRELARNSFVASFLDHDEERRARYLAEVEMYEFP; translated from the coding sequence ATGTCCATCCCGAAAGCCGAACTGCACCTCCACATCGAAGGCACCCTGGAGCCCGAGCTGGCCTTCGCGCTCGCCGCGCGCAACGGTGTCGCGCTGCCCTACGCGGACACCGACGATCTCCGTAAGGCGTATCAGTTCTCGGACCTGCAGTCGTTCCTGAACCTGTACTACGAGCTCATGGCCGTGCTCCGGACCGAGGACGACTTCGCGGACCTCGCCGACGCGTATCTTGCGCGGGCCGCCGCGCAGGGGGTGCGGCACGCGGAGATCTTCTTCGATCCGCAGGCGCACATCTCCCGGGGCGTCGGGATCGGGACCGTGGTGGAGGGGCTCGGGCGGGCGCTCGACCGGAGCGAGGCCGTGCACGGGGTCTCCACCCAGCTGATCATGTGCTTCCTGCGGGACGAGTCCGCCGAGTCCGCGATGGAGACGCTGGAGGCCGCGAAGCCGTACCTCGGCCGGATCGTCGGCGTCGGGCTCGACTCCGCCGAGGTCGGGCATCCGCCCGTGAAGTTCCGCGAGGTGTACGAGGCCGCTGCCGCGCTCGGGCTGCGGAGGGTCGCCCACGCGGGGGAGGAGGGGCCGCCCTCCTACATCACCGAGGCGCTCGATGTGCTCGGGGTCGAGCGGATCGATCACGGGCTGCGGTGCATGGAGGATCCTGAGCTGGTGGCTCGGCTCGTACGGGAGCGGGTGCCGTTGACGTTGTGTCCGCTGTCCAATGTGCGGCTTCGGGCCGTGGATGTTCTGGAGGAGCATCCGTTGCCCGCGATGCTCGACGCGGGGCTGTTGTGCACCGTCAACTCCGATGATCCCGCGTACTTCGGTGGGTACGTCGGGGACAACTTCCTTGCCGTGCGGGAGGCGTTGGGGCTGTCCCCCGACCGCCTGCGCGAGCTCGCCCGCAACTCGTTCGTGGCGTCTTTCCTCGACCACGACGAGGAGCGACGGGCGCGGTACCTCGCGGAGGTGGAGATGTACGAGTTCCCGTGA
- the ybeY gene encoding rRNA maturation RNase YbeY translates to MSIDVNNESGTEVDEQAILDIARYALARMRIHPLSELSVIVVDADAMEQLHVQWMDLPGPTDVMSFPMDELRPPSKDDDEQPPQGLLGDIVLCPEVAERQGKEADTQHSMDEELQLLTVHGVLHLLGYDHEEPDEKAEMFGLQAAIVNGWRAEKGLTGPSPAPTVS, encoded by the coding sequence ATGTCGATCGACGTCAACAACGAGTCCGGAACCGAGGTCGACGAGCAGGCGATCCTCGACATCGCCCGCTATGCCCTCGCGCGGATGCGGATCCACCCGCTCTCCGAGCTCTCGGTGATCGTCGTGGACGCCGACGCCATGGAGCAGCTGCACGTCCAGTGGATGGACCTGCCCGGTCCGACGGATGTCATGTCGTTTCCGATGGACGAGCTTCGGCCGCCGTCGAAGGACGACGACGAGCAGCCGCCCCAGGGGCTGCTCGGCGACATCGTGCTCTGCCCCGAGGTCGCCGAGCGGCAGGGCAAGGAAGCCGACACGCAGCACTCCATGGACGAGGAGCTCCAGCTCCTCACCGTCCATGGAGTGCTGCATCTGCTCGGCTACGACCACGAGGAGCCGGACGAGAAGGCCGAGATGTTCGGCCTCCAGGCGGCCATCGTGAACGGCTGGCGTGCGGAGAAGGGCCTGACCGGCCCGTCCCCGGCCCCGACCGTCTCATGA
- a CDS encoding MBL fold metallo-hydrolase, whose protein sequence is MRVTWEEAGWEELGPRVGRCRLPVWDCTVGLVVGEGAALMIDAGSGLREGARLRTEARRLLGGGRVTHLALTHPHFDHVFGAAAFAGVEVFGAVGLERVLVDGGDELRADAERNGADPGEAAEAADLLVRPRHLVSGEWTLDLGGGVQVLLANVGPGHTGHDLAVLVPGSPGAPDGTDGTGTRSPEIVFCGDLVEESGEPQAGPDAVPTRWPAALDRLLALGGEDAVYVPGHGAAVDAGFVRAQRDALARRFGAS, encoded by the coding sequence ATGAGGGTGACTTGGGAAGAGGCCGGGTGGGAGGAACTGGGTCCGCGGGTCGGGCGCTGCCGGCTTCCGGTGTGGGACTGCACGGTGGGGCTCGTGGTGGGCGAGGGTGCGGCGCTCATGATCGACGCGGGGTCGGGGCTGCGGGAGGGCGCGCGGCTGCGTACGGAGGCGCGACGGTTGCTCGGGGGCGGGCGGGTCACCCATCTCGCGCTCACCCACCCGCACTTCGATCATGTCTTCGGCGCGGCGGCGTTCGCGGGGGTCGAGGTCTTCGGAGCGGTGGGCCTTGAGCGGGTGCTCGTCGACGGAGGGGACGAGTTGCGGGCGGACGCCGAACGCAACGGCGCCGATCCGGGCGAGGCCGCCGAGGCGGCGGATCTCCTCGTCCGCCCCCGGCATCTCGTCTCCGGCGAGTGGACGCTCGACCTGGGCGGCGGAGTGCAGGTCCTGCTGGCGAACGTGGGCCCCGGCCACACCGGCCACGACCTGGCGGTTCTGGTCCCCGGAAGCCCTGGAGCCCCCGACGGCACCGACGGCACCGGGACGCGCTCTCCGGAGATCGTCTTCTGCGGCGACCTCGTCGAGGAGTCCGGCGAACCCCAGGCGGGCCCCGACGCCGTCCCCACCCGCTGGCCCGCGGCCCTGGACCGGCTGCTGGCCCTCGGGGGCGAGGACGCCGTGTACGTGCCCGGCCACGGGGCGGCGGTCGACGCCGGGTTCGTACGGGCCCAACGGGACGCGCTGGCACGGCGTTTCGGCGCGTCGTAG
- a CDS encoding 16S rRNA (uracil(1498)-N(3))-methyltransferase, translating into MTAPVFVVDVVPGGPEFVLDGPEGRHAVSVKRLRAGEDVVLTDGLGRWAEGVVKAAEGKDRLVVTDIAEVREEPEPAPRITVVQALPKGDRGELAVETMTETGVDEIVPWAASRCITQWKGERGLKALGKWRATAREAGKQSRRVRFPLVADAMTTKQVAAFLAKADLGVVLHEDRAYGGEPLATAELPSAGRIVLVVGPEGGVSPAELEAFTEAGAKACRLGRSVLRTSTAGTAATALLLTRTGRWS; encoded by the coding sequence TTGACCGCCCCGGTGTTCGTGGTGGACGTGGTGCCGGGCGGGCCCGAGTTCGTGCTCGACGGGCCCGAGGGGCGGCACGCCGTGTCCGTGAAGCGGCTGCGGGCGGGAGAGGACGTCGTCCTCACCGACGGGCTCGGGCGCTGGGCCGAGGGCGTCGTCAAGGCCGCCGAGGGCAAGGACCGGCTCGTGGTGACGGACATCGCCGAGGTACGTGAGGAGCCCGAGCCGGCTCCCCGTATCACCGTCGTCCAGGCCCTCCCCAAGGGCGACCGCGGTGAACTCGCCGTCGAGACCATGACGGAGACCGGTGTCGACGAGATCGTCCCGTGGGCCGCGTCCCGCTGTATCACGCAGTGGAAGGGCGAGCGGGGGCTCAAGGCGCTCGGGAAGTGGCGGGCCACCGCGCGTGAGGCGGGGAAGCAGTCTCGGCGGGTGCGGTTTCCGCTGGTCGCGGACGCGATGACGACCAAGCAGGTTGCCGCGTTTCTCGCCAAAGCGGACCTTGGGGTGGTGTTGCACGAGGACCGGGCGTACGGGGGCGAGCCGCTGGCGACGGCCGAACTCCCTTCCGCCGGGCGGATCGTGCTCGTCGTGGGCCCCGAGGGCGGCGTGTCCCCTGCGGAGTTGGAGGCCTTCACCGAGGCCGGAGCGAAGGCCTGCCGGCTGGGCCGCAGCGTGCTGCGCACCTCCACCGCAGGCACGGCCGCGACGGCCCTGCTACTGACCCGCACGGGCCGCTGGTCCTGA
- the dnaJ gene encoding molecular chaperone DnaJ: MATDYYAVLGVRRDASQDEIKKAFRRLARELHPDVNPDPKTQERFKEINAAYEVLSDPQKKQVYDLGGDPLSQAGGQGAGGFGAGGFGNFSDIMDAFFGTASQRGPRSRTRRGQDAMIRLEIDLDEAAFGTTKDIQVDTAVVCTTCSGEGAAPGTSAQTCDMCRGRGEVSQVTRSFLGQVMTSRPCPQCQGFGTVVPTPCPECAGDGRVRSRRTLTVKIPAGVDNGTRIQLAGEGEVGPGGGPAGDLYVEIHEVAHSTFQRRGDDLHCTVTIPMTAASLGTKVPLETLDGMEEIDIRPGTQSGQSVPLHGRGITHLRGGGRGDLIVHVEVMTPTKLDPEQERLLRELAQLRGEERPTGQFQPGQQGLFSRLKDAFNGR; encoded by the coding sequence GTGGCCACGGACTACTACGCCGTACTCGGCGTGCGCCGCGACGCGTCCCAGGACGAGATCAAGAAGGCATTCCGGCGGCTCGCACGCGAGCTGCATCCGGACGTCAATCCCGATCCGAAGACGCAAGAGCGCTTCAAGGAGATCAACGCCGCGTACGAGGTGTTGTCGGACCCGCAGAAGAAGCAGGTCTACGACCTCGGCGGTGACCCGCTGTCCCAGGCGGGCGGCCAGGGCGCGGGCGGCTTCGGCGCCGGCGGGTTCGGGAACTTCTCGGACATCATGGACGCCTTCTTCGGTACGGCGTCGCAGCGGGGCCCGCGGTCGCGCACGCGGCGCGGCCAGGACGCGATGATCCGGCTGGAGATCGACCTCGACGAGGCGGCTTTCGGTACGACGAAGGACATCCAGGTCGACACGGCCGTCGTGTGTACGACGTGCAGTGGCGAGGGCGCAGCGCCCGGCACCTCCGCGCAGACCTGCGACATGTGCCGCGGTCGCGGTGAGGTGTCCCAGGTGACACGGTCCTTCCTGGGCCAGGTCATGACGTCCCGGCCGTGTCCGCAGTGCCAGGGGTTCGGGACGGTTGTTCCGACGCCGTGCCCCGAGTGCGCCGGTGACGGGCGGGTCCGCTCGCGTCGGACCCTGACCGTGAAGATTCCCGCCGGTGTCGACAATGGCACGCGGATCCAGCTCGCGGGCGAGGGCGAGGTCGGGCCCGGTGGTGGTCCCGCCGGTGACCTCTACGTAGAGATCCACGAGGTCGCGCACTCCACCTTCCAGCGGCGCGGTGACGACCTGCACTGCACGGTCACCATCCCGATGACCGCGGCGTCTCTCGGCACGAAGGTTCCGTTGGAGACGCTCGACGGGATGGAGGAGATCGACATCCGTCCGGGTACGCAGTCCGGGCAGTCGGTTCCGCTGCACGGCCGTGGGATCACGCATCTGCGGGGTGGGGGGCGTGGTGATCTCATCGTGCATGTCGAGGTCATGACGCCGACCAAGCTTGATCCCGAGCAGGAACGGCTGCTGCGCGAGCTGGCGCAGCTTCGGGGGGAGGAGCGGCCCACGGGTCAGTTTCAGCCCGGGCAGCAGGGGCTGTTCTCCAGGCTGAAGGACGCGTTCAACGGTCGCTGA
- a CDS encoding ribonuclease Z produces MSVRELVVLGTASQVPTRHRNHNGYLLRWDGEGILFDPGEGTQRQMLRAGAAAHDLHRICVTHFHGDHSLGLAGVIQRINLDRVPHEITAHFPRSGQRFYDRLRYSTAYRETVPLTEAPVDSDGVLATTASYVLEARKLSHPVESYGYRLVEPDGRRMLPERLASYGIRGADVGRIQREGALGEVSLDEVSEVRRGQRFAFVMDTRLCDGVYALAEGCDMLVIESTFLDGDVKLAVDHGHLTAGQAGAVARDAGVRHLVLTHFSQRYDDPEEFERQARAAGFEGELTVAHDLLRVPVPKRR; encoded by the coding sequence GTGTCCGTACGCGAATTGGTGGTCCTCGGTACCGCCAGCCAGGTGCCCACCCGGCACCGCAACCACAACGGCTATCTGCTGCGCTGGGACGGCGAGGGCATCCTCTTCGACCCGGGCGAGGGCACGCAGCGGCAGATGCTGCGGGCCGGGGCCGCCGCGCACGACCTCCACCGGATCTGCGTCACGCACTTCCACGGCGACCACTCCCTCGGCCTCGCCGGGGTGATCCAGCGGATCAACCTCGACCGGGTGCCGCACGAGATCACCGCCCACTTCCCGCGCTCAGGGCAGCGGTTCTACGACCGGCTGCGGTACTCGACCGCCTACCGCGAGACGGTCCCGCTCACCGAGGCACCGGTCGACTCCGACGGCGTCCTCGCGACCACGGCGTCGTACGTGCTGGAGGCCCGCAAGCTCTCCCACCCCGTCGAGTCGTACGGCTACCGGCTCGTCGAGCCCGACGGGCGGCGGATGCTGCCCGAGCGGCTCGCCTCGTACGGGATCAGGGGCGCGGATGTGGGGCGGATCCAGCGGGAGGGCGCGTTGGGGGAGGTGTCGCTCGACGAGGTCAGCGAGGTGCGGCGCGGGCAGCGGTTCGCGTTCGTCATGGACACCCGGCTGTGCGACGGGGTGTACGCGCTCGCGGAGGGCTGCGACATGCTCGTAATCGAGTCGACGTTCCTGGACGGGGACGTCAAACTCGCCGTCGATCACGGGCACTTGACGGCAGGTCAGGCGGGCGCGGTGGCCCGGGACGCGGGCGTACGGCATCTCGTGCTCACGCACTTCAGTCAGCGGTACGACGATCCCGAGGAGTTCGAGCGGCAGGCGCGGGCCGCCGGCTTCGAGGGGGAGCTGACGGTGGCACACGATCTGCTGCGGGTGCCGGTACCGAAGCGCAGATGA
- a CDS encoding nitronate monooxygenase: MSSALTDLFPLPIVQAPMAGGVSVPQLAAAVSEAGGLGFLAAGYKTADGMYQEIKQLRGATSRPFGVNLFMPQPEYADPAAVEVYAHQLAGEASWYETELGDPDSGRDDGYDAKLAVLLDNPVPVVSFHFGCPTRDVLDSLSRAGTLTLVTATTAEEAQAVQWAGADAVIVQGVEAGGHQGTHRDNPETDGSGIGLLSLIAQVRETVQIPIVAAGGIMRGSQIAAALAAGASAAQLGTAFLATPESGANAVHKQALTNPLFVRTELTRAFSGRPARGLMNRFMREHGPYAPAAYPDVHHLTSALRKAAAKAGDAQGMALWAGQGHRLARELPAGQLVEVLAAELAAAKTALSSNSGGGPVR, encoded by the coding sequence ATGTCCTCCGCGCTGACCGATCTCTTCCCACTCCCGATCGTGCAGGCCCCCATGGCGGGCGGCGTCTCCGTGCCGCAGCTCGCAGCGGCCGTGTCCGAAGCCGGCGGGCTCGGTTTTCTCGCCGCCGGGTACAAAACGGCCGACGGCATGTACCAGGAGATCAAGCAGTTGCGGGGCGCCACCAGCCGCCCGTTCGGCGTGAACCTGTTCATGCCGCAGCCCGAGTACGCCGACCCGGCCGCAGTCGAGGTCTACGCCCACCAACTGGCCGGCGAGGCCTCTTGGTACGAGACCGAACTGGGCGACCCCGACAGCGGACGCGACGACGGATACGACGCCAAGCTCGCCGTACTCCTCGACAACCCGGTACCGGTCGTCTCCTTCCACTTCGGCTGCCCGACGCGCGACGTCCTGGACTCCCTGAGCCGGGCCGGCACGCTGACCCTCGTCACGGCGACCACCGCCGAGGAGGCGCAGGCCGTGCAGTGGGCGGGCGCCGACGCGGTGATCGTGCAGGGCGTGGAGGCCGGCGGCCACCAGGGCACCCACCGGGACAACCCGGAGACCGACGGCTCCGGCATCGGACTGCTCTCGCTGATCGCGCAGGTCCGCGAGACCGTGCAGATCCCGATCGTCGCGGCCGGCGGCATCATGCGCGGCAGCCAGATCGCCGCCGCGCTCGCCGCGGGCGCGAGCGCCGCCCAGCTCGGCACGGCGTTCCTCGCCACCCCCGAGTCCGGCGCCAACGCCGTGCACAAGCAGGCACTGACCAACCCCCTCTTCGTACGTACGGAGTTGACGCGCGCCTTCTCCGGCCGGCCCGCGCGGGGTCTGATGAACCGCTTCATGCGCGAGCACGGGCCGTACGCGCCCGCCGCCTACCCGGACGTCCACCACCTCACCTCCGCGCTCCGCAAGGCCGCGGCCAAGGCGGGGGACGCCCAGGGCATGGCGCTGTGGGCGGGACAGGGCCACCGGCTCGCGCGCGAGCTGCCCGCCGGGCAACTGGTCGAGGTGCTCGCGGCCGAACTCGCCGCCGCCAAGACAGCGTTGTCGTCCAACTCGGGCGGGGGCCCGGTCCGTTGA